One window of Nostoc sp. C052 genomic DNA carries:
- a CDS encoding NADH-quinone oxidoreductase subunit M, translating to MLSVLILVPLIGAALIGFSPSGISGKFARGVALVFASIAFLWTIVLAIQFHPGEITQQFAESIPWIDALGLNYNLGIDGLSLPLLVLNGLLTAIAIYSSDESLQRPKFYYSLILLLSAGVTGAFLAQDLLLFFLFYELELIPLYLLIAIWGGAKRGYAATKFLIYTAVSGILILASFLGMVWLSGSSNFALATLNATTLPLATQLLLLAGILIGFGIKIPLVPFHTWLPDAHVEASTPISVLLAGVLLKLGTYGLLRFGMNLLPEAWSYLAPWLATWAVVSVLYGSSCAIAQTDMKKMVAYSSIGHMGYVLLAAAAATPLSVLGAVMQMISHGLISAMLFLLVGVVYKKAGSRDLEIIQGLLNPERGMPVIGSLMIVGVMASAGIPGMLGFISEFVVYRGSFPVFPVQTLLCMLGTGLTAVYFLILVNRAFFGRLSAQVTNLPRVYWSDRIPAVILAVLIVIFGIQPAWLVRWTEPTITAMVNSQNVVVAVSLDKAMGSRD from the coding sequence ATGCTTAGTGTTTTAATTCTAGTGCCGTTAATCGGTGCAGCTTTAATTGGTTTCTCGCCCTCTGGCATCAGTGGGAAATTCGCCCGTGGGGTGGCTTTGGTCTTTGCCAGTATCGCTTTCTTATGGACAATCGTACTAGCAATTCAGTTTCATCCAGGGGAAATTACTCAACAGTTTGCTGAATCTATCCCTTGGATAGATGCTTTAGGATTGAATTATAACCTTGGGATAGATGGTTTATCTTTGCCATTGCTGGTTTTGAATGGATTGTTAACTGCCATTGCCATCTACAGCAGCGATGAATCCTTACAGCGTCCGAAATTTTATTACTCTTTGATCCTATTATTAAGCGCTGGGGTAACAGGAGCCTTTCTGGCACAGGATTTACTGCTATTTTTCCTGTTTTACGAATTGGAACTAATTCCGCTGTATTTGTTGATAGCTATTTGGGGTGGCGCCAAGCGGGGTTATGCGGCGACTAAATTTCTGATTTATACAGCCGTTTCGGGAATTCTGATTTTAGCAAGTTTCCTCGGCATGGTTTGGCTGAGTGGTTCCTCTAACTTTGCACTAGCAACCTTGAACGCGACAACTTTACCTCTAGCAACACAGCTTTTATTGCTAGCGGGAATTTTGATCGGTTTTGGGATTAAAATTCCCTTGGTTCCCTTCCATACTTGGTTGCCAGATGCTCACGTTGAAGCTTCCACACCGATTTCTGTGCTATTGGCTGGAGTGCTATTGAAATTGGGAACTTATGGCTTACTGCGATTTGGCATGAACTTGTTACCAGAAGCTTGGAGTTATCTGGCTCCCTGGTTAGCCACTTGGGCGGTGGTAAGTGTGCTGTATGGTTCATCCTGCGCCATCGCTCAAACCGATATGAAAAAAATGGTAGCATACAGCTCCATTGGACACATGGGTTATGTGCTGTTAGCCGCTGCTGCTGCTACACCTTTAAGTGTGTTGGGTGCTGTAATGCAAATGATTAGCCACGGCTTGATTTCCGCAATGCTGTTTTTGCTGGTGGGAGTTGTATATAAAAAAGCTGGAAGCCGAGATTTAGAAATCATCCAAGGATTGCTGAACCCAGAACGGGGTATGCCGGTAATTGGTAGCTTGATGATTGTCGGAGTCATGGCCAGCGCTGGTATACCGGGAATGCTAGGGTTTATTTCCGAATTTGTAGTTTATCGCGGGAGTTTTCCAGTTTTTCCAGTGCAAACCTTGCTATGTATGCTTGGTACTGGTTTAACAGCGGTTTACTTCTTAATACTCGTCAACCGCGCCTTTTTTGGCCGCTTATCTGCACAAGTTACCAACTTACCACGTGTGTATTGGAGCGATCGCATCCCAGCAGTAATTTTAGCTGTGCTAATTGTGATTTTTGGCATTCAACCTGCTTGGCTAGTGCGCTGGACTGAACCAACAATTACAGCAATGGTGAATAGTCAAAATGTAGTAGTAGCAGTGTCCTTGGATAAAGCAATGGGAAGTAGGGATTAG
- a CDS encoding NAD(P)H-quinone oxidoreductase subunit F — MDQFLFSTSWFVPFYSLLGAILTLPWGIGIIQRTGPRPAAYINLLTTVLAFIHSLFVFKSIWYREPETLLVNWFKVADLDLSFALELSPVSIGATVLITGLSLLAQVYALGYMEKDWSLARFFALLGFFEAALTSLAISDSLFLSYALLEVLTLSTYLLVGFWYAQPLVVTAARDAFWTKRVGDLLLLMAVVTLSTLAGSLNFSDLYEWAQTANLSPMTSTLLGLALIAGPAGKCAQFPLHLWLDEAMEGPNPASVMRNSLVVAGGAYLLYKFQPLLALSPVALNALVVMGTVTAIGATLVSIAQIDIKRSLSHSTSAYMGLVFLAVGLQQGGVALMLLLTHAIAKALLFMSSGSVILTTQSQDLTEMGGLWSRMPATTTAFVVGSAGMVTLLPLGSFWAMLAWADGFVSISPWVIGVLILVNGLTALNLTRVFRLVFWGKPQQKTRRTPEVGWQMALPMVILTVLTLLLPLMLQQWYLLPDWESINWYVALALFGSTLVGVGVGCTVHLHKAWSRSRILAWRFVQDLLGYDFYIDRVYLVTVVSAVALLSKISAWSDRYLVDGFVNLVGFATIFGGQTLKYSISGQSQGYMLTILAVVSVLGFFISWSLGLLDKLPF, encoded by the coding sequence ATGGATCAATTTCTATTTTCAACAAGTTGGTTTGTGCCTTTTTATAGCTTATTGGGCGCAATTTTGACCTTGCCGTGGGGAATAGGAATAATTCAGCGAACAGGGCCAAGACCTGCGGCATATATCAATTTGTTGACAACCGTTTTAGCTTTTATCCATAGCCTGTTTGTGTTTAAAAGTATCTGGTATAGAGAACCAGAAACTTTACTGGTGAATTGGTTCAAAGTTGCGGATTTAGACTTATCTTTTGCCTTGGAACTGTCACCAGTTAGTATTGGGGCAACAGTTTTAATTACAGGGTTAAGCTTACTGGCACAAGTTTACGCTCTGGGTTATATGGAAAAAGACTGGTCGTTGGCGCGTTTTTTTGCGCTGCTGGGATTTTTTGAAGCAGCGTTGACTAGCCTAGCAATCAGTGATTCTTTGTTTCTCAGCTATGCCCTTTTGGAAGTGTTGACCCTTTCGACTTACTTGCTGGTGGGATTCTGGTATGCTCAACCGTTAGTAGTGACAGCGGCGCGGGATGCGTTTTGGACTAAACGGGTGGGAGACTTGTTGCTGCTAATGGCTGTGGTAACACTTTCTACCTTAGCCGGGAGTTTGAATTTTTCGGATTTATATGAATGGGCGCAAACAGCTAATTTAAGCCCAATGACATCGACATTGCTAGGGTTGGCGTTAATTGCTGGGCCTGCTGGTAAATGTGCCCAATTTCCCCTGCACCTGTGGTTAGATGAGGCAATGGAAGGGCCAAACCCCGCTTCGGTAATGCGAAATTCGTTGGTAGTAGCTGGTGGTGCTTATTTACTGTATAAATTTCAACCATTGTTAGCCCTATCGCCAGTTGCCTTAAATGCCTTGGTAGTGATGGGTACGGTGACGGCGATTGGAGCCACATTAGTATCTATAGCTCAAATTGACATTAAGCGATCGCTATCTCATTCCACCAGTGCATACATGGGCTTAGTGTTTTTGGCGGTAGGGTTGCAGCAAGGGGGTGTAGCCTTGATGTTGTTGTTAACTCATGCGATCGCCAAAGCATTATTATTTATGAGTTCTGGTTCAGTCATCTTGACTACCCAAAGCCAAGACTTAACAGAAATGGGCGGTTTGTGGTCACGAATGCCAGCTACTACCACTGCCTTTGTGGTCGGTTCCGCTGGGATGGTAACACTACTACCATTAGGAAGTTTTTGGGCAATGTTAGCATGGGCTGACGGTTTCGTAAGTATTAGCCCTTGGGTAATTGGGGTTTTAATATTAGTTAATGGTTTAACAGCATTAAACCTCACCAGAGTATTTAGATTAGTCTTTTGGGGTAAACCGCAACAAAAGACCCGTCGTACCCCAGAAGTTGGTTGGCAAATGGCCCTACCAATGGTGATTCTGACAGTGCTAACTCTGCTTTTACCTCTAATGTTACAGCAATGGTACTTGCTACCCGATTGGGAAAGTATTAATTGGTATGTGGCGTTAGCGTTATTTGGTTCTACCTTGGTGGGAGTAGGTGTAGGGTGTACAGTTCATCTGCACAAAGCTTGGTCACGATCGAGAATCTTGGCGTGGAGATTTGTGCAAGACTTGTTAGGTTATGATTTTTATATTGACCGAGTTTATCTTGTAACGGTGGTAAGCGCAGTCGCACTGTTATCTAAAATTTCTGCTTGGAGCGATCGCTACTTGGTTGATGGTTTTGTAAACTTGGTTGGGTTTGCAACAATTTTCGGCGGACAAACTTTAAAGTACAGCATTTCTGGACAATCTCAGGGCTATATGTTGACCATACTAGCAGTCGTCAGCGTCCTGGGTTTTTTCATCAGCTGGTCGTTGGGTTTACTAGATAAATTGCCTTTTTAA
- a CDS encoding carbon dioxide-concentrating mechanism protein CcmK: protein MPIAVGMIETKGFPAVVEAADAMVKAARVTLVGYEKIGSARVTVIVRGDVSEVQASVAAGVEAAKRVFGGEVLSTHIIARPHENLEYVLPIRYTEAVEQFRT from the coding sequence ATGCCAATTGCAGTTGGGATGATTGAAACGAAAGGCTTTCCAGCAGTTGTAGAAGCTGCTGATGCGATGGTGAAAGCCGCCCGTGTCACTTTAGTGGGCTATGAAAAAATTGGTAGCGCTCGTGTCACCGTCATAGTTAGGGGAGATGTATCGGAAGTTCAAGCTTCTGTAGCAGCTGGGGTTGAAGCGGCGAAAAGAGTCTTCGGTGGTGAAGTGTTATCCACTCACATCATTGCTCGTCCTCACGAAAACCTGGAATACGTCTTGCCGATACGTTACACAGAAGCGGTAGAACAATTCCGTACTTAA
- a CDS encoding carbon dioxide-concentrating mechanism protein CcmK yields MSIAVGMVETLGFPAVVEAADAMVKAARVTLVGYEKIGSGRVTVIVRGDVSEVQASVAAGVESVKRVNGGQVLSTHIIARPHENLEYVLPIRYTEDVEQFRENVNAIRPFGRRP; encoded by the coding sequence ATGTCAATTGCAGTAGGAATGGTTGAAACGCTAGGCTTTCCAGCAGTGGTGGAAGCGGCTGACGCAATGGTGAAAGCGGCTCGCGTCACTTTAGTAGGTTATGAAAAAATTGGTAGTGGTCGGGTAACAGTAATTGTTCGGGGTGACGTTTCCGAAGTTCAAGCTTCTGTGGCCGCAGGAGTTGAATCTGTAAAGCGAGTCAATGGCGGACAAGTACTGTCTACTCATATCATTGCTCGTCCTCACGAAAACTTAGAATACGTTCTACCAATTCGTTATACCGAAGATGTAGAGCAGTTCCGGGAAAATGTGAATGCAATTCGTCCTTTTGGTAGAAGACCGTAA
- a CDS encoding EutN/CcmL family microcompartment protein, which yields MQIAKVRGTVVSTQKDPSLRGVKLLLLQLVDENGNILPEYEVAADIVGAGVDEWVLITRGSAARQVVGNEQRPLDAAVVAIIDTIYVEDRLIYSKKDQYR from the coding sequence ATGCAAATTGCCAAAGTTCGCGGCACAGTAGTTAGCACCCAAAAAGATCCAAGTCTGAGAGGTGTGAAACTACTGTTGTTACAATTAGTAGATGAAAACGGCAATATCCTACCAGAGTATGAAGTAGCAGCAGATATTGTGGGAGCAGGAGTAGATGAGTGGGTACTCATCACTCGTGGTAGTGCCGCTCGTCAAGTTGTTGGCAATGAACAGCGTCCATTGGATGCAGCAGTGGTGGCGATCATAGATACTATTTACGTTGAAGATCGCCTAATTTACAGCAAAAAAGATCAATATCGATAG
- a CDS encoding transferase, which yields MSVLPLRLSNNFDSYISGEVTIHPSAVLAPGVILQAAVNSKIIIGPGVCIGMGAILQVHEGTLEVEAGANLGAGFLMVGKGKIGANACIGSATTVFNYSVEPGQVVPPGSILGDTSRQISQIKEPEPSTNNPTSTNAVPPKEEENGSGEVKEKVISSTNFSAAAFVDFKQNKSISYFKSPATPESQSPPVEEPANDANSTLESAAQESTEYHSDPSQPTTESPNGFGTQIYGQGSISRLLTTLFPHRQSLSNPNSDD from the coding sequence ATGTCTGTGCTGCCACTGCGCCTCAGCAATAACTTTGATTCTTACATTAGTGGTGAGGTGACTATTCATCCAAGCGCGGTACTTGCACCTGGGGTGATCCTCCAAGCGGCTGTAAATAGCAAGATCATCATTGGGCCAGGGGTCTGTATTGGTATGGGAGCAATTCTCCAAGTCCATGAAGGCACTCTAGAGGTAGAAGCAGGTGCAAACCTGGGAGCCGGTTTTTTGATGGTTGGCAAGGGCAAAATTGGAGCAAATGCTTGTATTGGTTCAGCAACAACAGTTTTTAACTATTCAGTTGAACCTGGACAAGTAGTACCACCTGGTTCAATTTTAGGAGACACCAGTCGGCAGATTAGCCAAATCAAGGAACCAGAACCATCTACAAATAACCCTACTTCTACAAATGCAGTACCGCCAAAGGAAGAGGAAAATGGCTCAGGTGAAGTTAAGGAAAAGGTAATTTCCTCAACTAACTTCTCAGCTGCGGCTTTTGTAGATTTCAAACAAAACAAGTCGATTTCTTATTTTAAATCTCCCGCTACTCCCGAAAGTCAGTCTCCTCCCGTGGAGGAACCTGCCAATGATGCTAACTCCACCTTGGAGTCAGCCGCCCAAGAGTCTACAGAATATCATTCAGACCCCAGTCAGCCAACTACAGAATCCCCTAATGGTTTCGGGACTCAGATTTATGGACAAGGGAGCATCAGCAGATTGTTGACTACATTGTTTCCTCATAGACAATCCTTGAGCAACCCAAACTCTGACGATTAG
- a CDS encoding BMC domain-containing protein yields the protein METYNQRSIRTTQGASSQETFQDTALGLVSTRSFPAIVGTADMMLKSAGVHLVGYEKTGSGHCTAIVRGGIADVRLAVESGVQTAEQFGQLVSSLVIPRPYPNLDIVLPITTRFTKLMQEGNYSRLSNQAIGLVETRGFPAMVGACDAMLKAADVHLAAYEKIGAGLCTAIIRGSVANVAVAVEAGMFEAERIGELNAVMVIPRPLDEMELTLPLASCWIEEREPLNLPVNIKEQVAEIEVLRLPDLTKLPTKVTEELWNDE from the coding sequence ATGGAAACATATAATCAACGGTCTATTCGCACCACCCAAGGGGCGAGTAGTCAAGAAACCTTTCAGGATACTGCTTTAGGTTTAGTTTCTACCCGCAGCTTTCCCGCGATCGTTGGTACAGCGGATATGATGCTGAAATCGGCAGGAGTTCACCTCGTTGGGTATGAAAAAACTGGTAGTGGTCATTGTACTGCGATCGTCCGGGGTGGAATTGCTGACGTGCGTCTGGCGGTAGAATCAGGGGTACAAACAGCTGAACAATTTGGTCAGTTAGTTTCTAGTTTGGTGATTCCCCGACCTTATCCCAACCTAGATATAGTACTTCCCATCACAACCCGTTTCACTAAATTGATGCAAGAGGGCAATTACAGCCGTCTGAGTAATCAAGCAATTGGTTTGGTAGAAACGCGGGGATTTCCCGCGATGGTAGGAGCGTGTGATGCCATGCTCAAAGCTGCTGATGTTCATTTAGCAGCTTATGAAAAAATTGGTGCGGGTTTGTGTACAGCGATTATTCGTGGTTCCGTAGCCAATGTGGCGGTAGCAGTGGAAGCGGGAATGTTTGAAGCAGAACGTATTGGGGAATTGAATGCTGTGATGGTAATTCCTCGACCCCTTGATGAAATGGAGTTAACCTTGCCATTGGCAAGCTGCTGGATAGAAGAACGGGAACCGTTAAACTTGCCAGTGAATATTAAAGAACAAGTTGCCGAAATCGAAGTATTAAGATTACCAGACTTAACCAAGCTACCGACAAAAGTTACAGAAGAATTATGGAATGATGAATGA
- a CDS encoding LysR family transcriptional regulator, with the protein MNQATLHQLKVFEAAARHSSFTRAAEELFLTQPTVSMQIKQLTKTVGLPLFEQVGKRLYLTEAGRELFATCRQIFHNIAQYQMKVADLKGLKQGQLRLAVITTAKYFIPRLLGPFCELYPGIDISLQVTNHEQILERMSQNLDDLYIMSQIPDTIDVTCEPFLENPLIVFAPTNHPLSKEKNIPIQRLCHEPFIMREPGSGTRRAVQKLFEEEGVVVKVKLELGSNEAIKQAIAGGLGISVLSRHTLLSDTSEFSILDVQHFPIQRYWYMVYPSGKQLSIVARAYYEYLLAAAKNFVEQNADIPSSTLEPIHG; encoded by the coding sequence TTGAACCAAGCGACGCTGCACCAGTTAAAGGTGTTCGAGGCGGCGGCACGGCACAGTAGCTTTACTCGTGCTGCTGAGGAATTGTTTCTCACCCAACCTACCGTTTCTATGCAGATCAAGCAACTTACAAAAACGGTAGGGCTGCCATTATTTGAGCAAGTGGGGAAGCGATTGTATCTGACGGAAGCCGGACGGGAGTTATTTGCCACTTGTCGGCAGATTTTTCATAATATAGCCCAGTATCAAATGAAGGTGGCAGATTTAAAAGGGCTAAAACAGGGACAATTGCGCTTGGCAGTGATTACAACAGCAAAATATTTTATCCCACGTTTGCTAGGGCCATTTTGCGAACTTTATCCAGGGATTGATATCTCGCTACAAGTAACAAATCACGAACAAATTTTAGAACGGATGAGTCAGAATTTGGATGACTTATATATTATGAGTCAAATTCCAGACACTATAGATGTGACTTGTGAACCATTTTTAGAAAACCCTTTGATCGTATTTGCACCGACTAATCATCCGTTATCCAAAGAAAAAAATATTCCTATCCAACGCCTGTGTCACGAACCTTTTATTATGCGGGAACCTGGTTCAGGAACACGCCGCGCCGTCCAAAAGCTCTTTGAAGAAGAAGGGGTAGTAGTAAAAGTCAAGCTAGAATTGGGAAGTAACGAAGCAATTAAACAAGCGATCGCAGGTGGTTTAGGTATTTCTGTTTTATCTCGTCATACCTTACTATCAGACACTTCAGAATTTAGCATTTTAGATGTACAACACTTCCCCATTCAGCGATATTGGTACATGGTTTACCCATCTGGCAAGCAACTCTCTATCGTAGCTCGTGCCTATTATGAGTATCTACTAGCTGCGGCAAAGAATTTTGTCGAGCAAAACGCTGATATTCCTTCTAGTACGCTCGAACCAATTCATGGGTAA